The following are from one region of the Methanococcoides methylutens genome:
- a CDS encoding TIGR02391 family protein — MDNFSHSALENLSKIIGDKYTGSEITEFFHKIGYNDIQHDGTTKWRFVYDRLKDIQNTNGYFAIAKVIEQLCSPEEFIQDKDGFSRLLEQVNEILSYYKLRVNDNGKIIKDSSIEPKLQSKVTEDAKLFNSRHYHPEIKKHAFKLFNEGRYFHAVFECCKAFDKYVSEKADTDKHGSKLMTEALSLKGCLKLNAQQTETERNEQQGLMHLCAGLMSAIRNPQGHEPELHWKMTREDALDVLSLMSYLYRQIESTVVFQKGDI; from the coding sequence ATGGATAATTTTTCACATTCAGCACTTGAGAATCTTTCAAAAATAATTGGTGACAAGTACACTGGTTCTGAAATTACTGAATTCTTTCACAAGATTGGATATAATGATATTCAACATGATGGAACAACGAAATGGCGATTTGTGTATGATAGATTAAAAGATATACAGAACACAAATGGCTATTTTGCAATTGCAAAAGTGATTGAACAGCTTTGCAGTCCTGAAGAATTTATCCAGGATAAAGATGGTTTTTCCAGATTATTGGAGCAGGTCAATGAAATACTAAGTTATTACAAACTAAGAGTTAACGATAATGGGAAAATTATTAAAGATTCAAGCATTGAACCTAAACTGCAATCAAAGGTCACAGAAGATGCTAAATTATTCAATTCTCGACATTATCATCCTGAAATAAAAAAGCATGCATTTAAGCTCTTTAATGAAGGGCGATATTTTCACGCCGTCTTTGAATGTTGTAAAGCATTTGATAAATATGTCAGTGAAAAAGCTGATACTGATAAACATGGTTCCAAATTAATGACTGAGGCTCTTTCACTTAAGGGATGCCTGAAGCTCAATGCACAACAAACAGAAACAGAACGTAATGAACAACAGGGATTAATGCATCTTTGTGCTGGACTCATGAGTGCAATACGAAATCCGCAAGGTCATGAACCAGAGCTTCACTGGAAAATGACGCGTGAAGATGCATTGGATGTTCTTAGTTTAATGAGTTATCTATATCGTCAAATTGAATCTACAGTTGTCTTTCAGAAGGGAGATATATGA
- a CDS encoding aminotransferase class I/II-fold pyridoxal phosphate-dependent enzyme: MRTQCNPSRFVSNSMQKVPPSGIRKFFDMASDSEDVISLGVGEPDYVTPWHIREACIHSIEHGETSYTSNYGLMELREEISRSYTKRHNVYYDPNDEILVTTGVSEALDLAIRAITNPGDEIIVVQPSYVAYVPSIIFAGGVPVTIGAKGVNDFSITAEEIEAAITNKTKAVIINYPNNPTGATMDRDELEAIADVIVEHDIMMISDDVYERLTYEGKHTCFSALEGMRDRTIMLNGFSKAYAMTGFRMAYAMAAPEIINSMMLIHQYSMLCAPITAQVGAIEALRNGEEEVSKMVREYDRRRKLIVGGLNDIGLDCFNPKGAFYAFPSIKSTGLTSDEFAERLLQEQNVVTIPGDIFGDTGAGFLRCAYAASREDIKEAIDRIGTFVDGL, translated from the coding sequence TTGAGAACACAATGTAACCCCTCCCGGTTTGTATCGAACAGTATGCAAAAAGTACCCCCATCGGGTATTCGAAAGTTCTTCGACATGGCGTCAGACAGCGAAGACGTCATATCCCTTGGAGTTGGAGAACCTGATTATGTGACACCATGGCACATAAGGGAAGCGTGCATACACTCAATCGAACATGGGGAAACATCATACACCTCTAACTATGGCCTTATGGAGCTTCGTGAAGAGATCTCAAGGTCATACACAAAAAGGCACAATGTATACTATGACCCAAACGACGAGATACTTGTCACCACAGGTGTAAGTGAAGCACTTGACCTTGCGATACGGGCAATCACAAATCCTGGTGATGAGATCATCGTAGTACAGCCATCATATGTGGCTTACGTGCCCTCCATAATATTCGCAGGCGGAGTTCCTGTTACCATTGGTGCAAAAGGAGTGAATGATTTCAGTATCACAGCCGAAGAGATAGAAGCTGCTATTACGAACAAAACAAAAGCAGTCATCATAAACTATCCCAATAATCCTACCGGCGCCACAATGGACAGAGATGAACTGGAAGCCATTGCAGATGTCATTGTAGAACATGATATTATGATGATATCAGATGACGTCTACGAGAGACTTACCTACGAGGGAAAGCATACATGTTTTTCAGCCCTTGAAGGAATGCGTGACCGGACCATCATGCTGAACGGATTCTCAAAGGCATATGCAATGACAGGATTCAGGATGGCATATGCAATGGCAGCCCCGGAGATCATCAATTCGATGATGCTGATCCACCAGTATTCCATGCTCTGCGCCCCAATAACAGCACAGGTTGGTGCTATCGAAGCACTTCGCAACGGAGAGGAAGAAGTTAGCAAAATGGTCCGGGAGTACGACAGGCGCAGGAAGCTCATCGTTGGAGGATTGAACGATATAGGACTGGATTGCTTCAACCCAAAAGGAGCATTCTATGCATTCCCATCCATCAAGAGCACAGGGCTGACATCTGACGAATTTGCAGAAAGGCTGCTTCAAGAGCAGAACGTTGTTACAATCCCAGGAGATATCTTCGGAGATACCGGAGCAGGATTCCTTCGCTGTGCCTATGCAGCATCAAGGGAAGATATCAAGGAAGCTATTGACAGGATAGGCACATTTGTAGACGGATTATGA
- a CDS encoding Lrp/AsnC family transcriptional regulator, translating into MDEQTRNILEILEEDARIVPEEIASLTGMTVEEVSQKIEYLEKAKIIRKYKTIIDWELAGENYVYAIIELKVQLERKLGYQAIAERLYKFPEVRSVRLLSGEHDISITVRGNSMKQVAFFVAEKIATLDQVQSTATHFVLKTYKENGLILDEPDQVKRLAVSP; encoded by the coding sequence ATGGATGAGCAAACACGCAACATACTGGAGATCCTTGAAGAAGACGCAAGGATCGTACCAGAAGAGATCGCATCACTCACCGGCATGACCGTTGAGGAAGTGAGCCAGAAGATAGAGTATCTTGAGAAAGCGAAGATCATTCGCAAATACAAGACCATCATCGACTGGGAACTGGCAGGCGAGAACTATGTTTATGCCATAATTGAGCTTAAGGTTCAACTGGAACGCAAACTGGGATATCAGGCAATTGCCGAGAGGCTTTACAAGTTCCCGGAAGTACGCTCAGTAAGACTACTTTCCGGAGAACATGACATTTCAATTACAGTGCGCGGCAATTCCATGAAACAGGTCGCATTCTTCGTAGCGGAGAAGATCGCGACATTGGACCAGGTCCAGAGCACTGCCACCCACTTTGTTCTGAAAACCTACAAGGAAAATGGGCTGATTCTGGATGAGCCAGATCAGGTCAAGAGACTTGCAGTCTCCCCATAA
- a CDS encoding 30S ribosomal protein S8e yields MQFQGRSKRKYTGAKIKSSRGKRKYELGREPAETHVADTKRKNISTRGGNRKVRLLQSNTANVTNPADGKTVVSAIETVVDNTANEHYIRRNTITKGSVIKTAAGNAIVTSRPGQDGVVNAVLIE; encoded by the coding sequence ATGCAATTTCAGGGAAGATCAAAAAGGAAATACACAGGAGCAAAGATCAAATCATCACGCGGCAAGAGGAAATACGAACTCGGGCGTGAACCTGCAGAAACACATGTTGCTGACACAAAGAGGAAGAACATCTCAACACGTGGCGGAAACAGAAAGGTAAGGCTCCTGCAGAGCAACACTGCAAACGTCACAAACCCTGCAGATGGAAAGACAGTTGTTTCAGCTATCGAAACAGTTGTTGACAACACTGCAAACGAGCACTACATCAGACGTAACACCATCACAAAGGGCTCAGTAATCAAGACCGCAGCTGGCAATGCTATTGTCACAAGCCGCCCTGGACAGGATGGCGTGGTCAACGCAGTATTGATCGAGTAA
- a CDS encoding ribonuclease Z — MLLVTFLGTGGSLPTKNRNPSAIMVNRDGELIMFDCGEGAQQQMMRAKTGMMNLSSIFITHFHADHILGIPGLVQTMSFQGRTEPLTIYGPEWVEEFVKLLSALGYYKLKFEIKAVRMERGDVVKRDGYSVVALQTDHNVRSIGYALVEDPRPGKFDRKKAMELGVPIGPLFSKLHKGEDVEVDGKVISSEDVVGESRPGRTIIYSGDTRPCRDILEASEDADLLIHDGTLADEKLEWAKEAKHSTAGEAAALAKRAGVKKLVLTHVSSRYSDDVSPLLNDAKAIFEDVIIAEDLMSIEVPYKG; from the coding sequence ATGCTTCTTGTAACATTTTTAGGTACCGGTGGTTCTTTACCCACTAAGAACCGCAATCCTTCCGCGATCATGGTCAACAGGGACGGGGAACTTATCATGTTCGACTGTGGGGAAGGTGCTCAGCAGCAGATGATGCGTGCAAAGACAGGGATGATGAACCTCTCCTCTATATTTATCACGCATTTCCATGCAGATCATATTCTCGGCATACCCGGTCTTGTACAGACCATGTCCTTCCAGGGGAGGACCGAACCACTCACCATATATGGTCCTGAATGGGTGGAAGAGTTCGTAAAGTTGCTTTCGGCTCTTGGCTACTACAAGCTGAAGTTCGAGATAAAGGCTGTCAGAATGGAGCGCGGTGATGTTGTAAAGCGGGATGGTTATTCTGTCGTTGCTTTACAGACAGATCACAACGTACGTAGCATTGGGTATGCCCTGGTGGAAGATCCGAGGCCGGGAAAGTTCGACCGGAAAAAAGCTATGGAACTTGGTGTTCCGATAGGACCTCTCTTTTCAAAACTCCATAAAGGGGAGGATGTGGAGGTTGATGGCAAGGTCATAAGTTCCGAAGATGTGGTGGGTGAATCCCGGCCAGGAAGGACTATTATATACAGCGGTGATACGAGACCCTGCAGGGATATCCTGGAAGCGAGTGAGGATGCTGACCTTTTAATACATGATGGAACGCTTGCTGACGAAAAGCTCGAATGGGCAAAGGAAGCAAAACATTCCACCGCAGGTGAGGCTGCAGCACTGGCAAAGAGGGCGGGTGTAAAGAAACTGGTGCTGACACATGTCAGTTCAAGGTATTCAGATGATGTTTCTCCTTTGCTGAACGATGCAAAAGCAATATTTGAAGATGTTATAATTGCAGAAGACCTGATGTCCATCGAAGTTCCCTATAAGGGATGA
- a CDS encoding AAA family ATPase translates to MVRSAQKTTLNRNREENIETSDSTADIVILKPKGYPLSSMLDEYPEIEDPDIFEQYARKQWKGFLARKGEYLFDHRMYPDFAYKILDVEPPESVIGMETTIVVNEDDKVPITPEFATRITFEDVIGQTTARRKCKLIERFLEDADRFGKWAPRNVLFYGPSGTGKTMLAKALANKTEVPLLPIKATQLIGEFVGEGARQIHQLYDRAEEMQPCIIFIDELDAIALDRKFQELRGDVAEIVNALLTEMDGIVERKGVCTIGATNRIDSLDSAVRSRFEEEIEFMLPDEQDRHMIIEQNISTFPLPAKEIDLQRVAKLTAGLSGRDIVEKVLKNALHQAIIDDREEVTQELFENAISKLVKKEDTGTLNRLYI, encoded by the coding sequence ATAGTCAGATCTGCCCAGAAGACAACACTAAATAGAAATAGGGAAGAAAACATCGAAACATCCGACTCCACTGCAGACATAGTCATACTAAAACCCAAGGGGTACCCACTTAGCAGTATGCTTGATGAATATCCAGAGATAGAAGACCCTGATATCTTCGAACAATATGCAAGAAAACAGTGGAAGGGATTTCTGGCACGCAAGGGAGAATACCTTTTTGACCACAGAATGTACCCCGACTTTGCTTACAAGATCCTCGATGTGGAACCGCCCGAATCGGTCATTGGAATGGAAACCACCATAGTTGTCAATGAGGATGATAAGGTCCCTATTACACCCGAGTTTGCGACAAGGATCACATTTGAAGATGTTATCGGCCAGACGACTGCCCGTAGGAAATGTAAACTTATCGAGCGTTTTCTCGAAGATGCGGACAGATTTGGTAAATGGGCGCCCCGAAACGTACTGTTCTATGGCCCATCCGGAACTGGCAAGACAATGCTCGCAAAAGCTCTTGCCAACAAAACAGAGGTACCGCTGTTGCCTATAAAGGCTACACAGCTTATCGGAGAATTTGTAGGAGAAGGTGCCCGCCAGATACACCAGCTTTATGATAGGGCTGAAGAGATGCAGCCATGCATAATCTTCATTGACGAACTGGATGCCATTGCACTGGACAGGAAATTCCAGGAACTAAGAGGAGATGTGGCAGAGATCGTGAACGCACTGCTTACCGAAATGGATGGGATCGTGGAGCGCAAGGGAGTTTGCACCATAGGAGCAACGAACCGTATCGATAGCCTTGATTCTGCCGTAAGGAGCCGATTTGAGGAAGAGATCGAGTTCATGTTACCCGATGAGCAGGACCGCCATATGATAATTGAACAGAACATAAGCACATTCCCACTTCCTGCCAAAGAGATTGACCTGCAAAGGGTCGCAAAGCTTACAGCAGGACTTTCAGGAAGGGATATTGTAGAAAAAGTTCTAAAGAATGCATTGCATCAGGCGATCATAGATGACCGGGAAGAGGTCACACAGGAACTTTTTGAGAATGCAATTTCCAAACTGGTTAAAAAAGAAGACACTGGTACTTTGAATAGACTTTATATATGA
- a CDS encoding response regulator, translated as MEQILVVEDNPMNMELTVVLLESWGYKVGQAVDGAQALSEVKKGNYDLILLDMQLPRMDGLEVLEHLKNDMETADIPVVALTAHSMTGDGCKFLNAGCTGYISKPINVPEFKDQIADYLKGSA; from the coding sequence ATGGAACAAATTTTGGTTGTGGAGGATAATCCTATGAATATGGAACTGACTGTGGTTCTGCTGGAATCATGGGGTTATAAGGTTGGGCAGGCAGTAGATGGTGCGCAAGCTCTTAGTGAAGTTAAAAAGGGCAATTATGATCTTATTTTATTGGATATGCAGCTTCCTCGCATGGATGGACTCGAGGTGCTTGAGCATCTTAAGAATGATATGGAAACTGCAGATATACCTGTGGTGGCCCTTACGGCCCATTCAATGACTGGCGATGGGTGTAAGTTCCTGAATGCCGGGTGTACTGGGTATATTTCCAAACCCATCAATGTGCCTGAATTCAAGGATCAAATAGCTGATTATCTAAAGGGATCTGCTTAA
- a CDS encoding response regulator translates to MNESSVPKILVVDDEPLNVELMEIYLSGDYEVISAYGGAEGLEKARTENVDLVLLDVMMPDVSGFDVCTTLKEDPLYQFLPVVMVTALSGKDDKIKSIEAGADDFLSKPVDRLELETRVKSLIKIRQLHNSLISQRDEAQKYLDVAGVILLVLDKNQNVTLVNRKGCEILERDEEDVIGKNWFDSFLPPEESDHTKKIFSSLLNGEIDEFEYSENSIITAEGEGRIISWHNSLLMDVNGNISGILSSGEDITERKKTEVALKDYANQLEHSNELKDLFIDIIRHDLMNPAGAVKGFTDILLKRSKFEDGDLRMLKAIERTNKKLITMIESAATFAKIESVSKVRLNVMDLGEILNNVTHTLESQLNENRMNLHMSLKGSYPALVDPMIEQVFVNLLSNAIKYSPEDTCITVEIEDLGGDWKVTVMDQGFGILDEDKELVFERFKRLDKGNIKGTGLGLAIVKRVVDLHGGKVGVADNPNGEGSMFWVTLKKA, encoded by the coding sequence ATGAATGAAAGTTCAGTTCCAAAAATACTGGTCGTCGATGATGAACCTTTGAATGTGGAGCTAATGGAGATCTATCTTTCCGGGGATTATGAGGTAATCTCTGCTTATGGTGGTGCAGAGGGACTTGAAAAGGCGAGGACTGAAAATGTCGATCTGGTTCTTCTCGACGTCATGATGCCTGATGTAAGTGGGTTTGATGTATGTACAACCCTGAAGGAGGATCCTCTTTATCAGTTCCTGCCTGTTGTTATGGTAACTGCGCTTTCAGGTAAAGATGATAAAATAAAAAGTATAGAAGCAGGTGCGGACGATTTTCTTTCAAAACCAGTTGACAGGCTTGAGCTTGAGACAAGGGTCAAGTCCCTTATAAAGATCAGGCAACTGCATAATAGTCTCATCTCCCAGCGCGACGAGGCACAGAAATATCTTGATGTTGCAGGTGTCATTCTTCTGGTACTTGACAAGAACCAGAATGTGACGCTTGTCAATAGGAAGGGTTGTGAGATCCTTGAGAGGGATGAAGAGGATGTCATTGGAAAGAATTGGTTCGATTCATTCCTGCCTCCAGAAGAATCCGATCATACGAAGAAGATATTCTCCAGTTTGCTAAATGGTGAAATTGACGAATTTGAATACTCTGAGAATTCCATAATCACTGCTGAAGGTGAGGGGCGGATAATAAGCTGGCATAATTCCCTTCTCATGGATGTGAATGGTAATATTTCAGGTATCTTAAGTTCCGGTGAAGATATCACAGAACGCAAAAAAACAGAAGTTGCATTGAAAGATTATGCAAATCAGCTGGAACATTCCAATGAACTGAAGGATCTTTTTATTGACATTATCCGGCATGATCTAATGAACCCTGCAGGTGCTGTAAAAGGTTTCACTGATATTCTTCTCAAAAGAAGTAAGTTTGAAGATGGTGATTTGCGTATGCTTAAGGCGATCGAGCGTACGAATAAAAAACTTATCACTATGATCGAGAGTGCTGCTACGTTCGCAAAGATCGAGTCAGTATCTAAGGTAAGGCTCAATGTTATGGACCTTGGTGAGATCCTGAACAATGTTACGCACACCCTTGAGTCGCAGTTGAATGAAAACAGGATGAACCTACATATGTCTCTTAAAGGCTCTTATCCTGCACTTGTCGATCCGATGATCGAGCAGGTCTTTGTAAACTTACTGTCAAATGCAATAAAGTACAGTCCTGAGGATACCTGTATCACTGTGGAAATTGAGGATCTTGGTGGGGACTGGAAGGTAACGGTCATGGACCAGGGCTTTGGTATCCTTGATGAGGATAAGGAACTGGTCTTTGAACGCTTTAAGAGGCTGGATAAAGGCAACATAAAAGGTACGGGATTAGGACTTGCTATTGTTAAGAGGGTCGTTGACTTGCATGGCGGTAAGGTCGGTGTTGCTGACAATCCGAATGGGGAAGGCAGCATGTTCTGGGTCACTTTAAAAAAGGCATGA
- a CDS encoding sulfide-dependent adenosine diphosphate thiazole synthase, with product MKLDEVTISRAIIDEFSKVFLDYTEVDVALVGGGPANLVAAKYLAEAGLKTVIYEKKLSVGGGMWAGGMMFPRIVVQEEARHILDDFDITYHEYEEGYYIANSVESVGKLISGATTAGTEIFNLVNVEDVMIRDNDEVCGLVINWTAVEIGRLHVDPLAIRAKVVVDGTGHEAAVCNTVQRKVPGAKLGDLGVIGEKPMWADVGERMLVETTKEVYPNLYVDGMAANAVAGAPRMGPVFGGMLISGKQVAELIIERLK from the coding sequence ATGAAACTTGATGAGGTCACAATTTCAAGAGCGATTATAGACGAGTTCTCTAAGGTATTCCTTGATTACACAGAAGTGGATGTTGCACTTGTAGGTGGAGGGCCTGCAAATCTTGTAGCTGCAAAGTATCTTGCAGAAGCAGGCTTAAAAACAGTGATCTACGAGAAGAAGCTGTCCGTGGGTGGTGGCATGTGGGCTGGCGGAATGATGTTCCCACGTATCGTTGTTCAGGAAGAAGCACGCCATATTCTGGATGATTTTGATATTACCTATCATGAATATGAGGAAGGTTATTACATAGCCAATTCCGTTGAGTCCGTTGGTAAGCTCATAAGTGGTGCAACAACTGCAGGTACTGAGATCTTCAACCTTGTGAATGTTGAAGATGTCATGATCAGGGACAATGATGAGGTATGTGGACTTGTCATCAACTGGACTGCAGTGGAGATCGGAAGACTTCATGTTGACCCTCTGGCAATACGTGCCAAGGTCGTGGTCGATGGTACCGGTCATGAAGCCGCTGTCTGTAATACTGTGCAGCGCAAGGTCCCTGGTGCAAAGCTTGGAGATCTTGGTGTCATCGGTGAGAAGCCAATGTGGGCAGACGTTGGAGAGCGCATGCTTGTGGAAACGACAAAGGAAGTATATCCAAACCTGTATGTTGATGGGATGGCAGCCAATGCCGTAGCAGGTGCACCACGTATGGGTCCGGTATTCGGTGGAATGCTTATTTCCGGTAAACAAGTGGCTGAGCTTATTATTGAAAGGCTCAAATAA
- a CDS encoding DUF356 domain-containing protein, with protein sequence MKSFAVIRAEDPNKIKIALHDLEHYGSMKFGSNPKRIEPSYADQLLVSVSGVPLKAKCNSAALVELDTNAGAAISKLRKIHPPAHVVIVSPRHDAFEELADSSELYPEFDRAFEI encoded by the coding sequence ATGAAATCTTTTGCGGTGATTCGGGCAGAGGACCCGAATAAAATAAAAATAGCTTTGCACGATCTTGAACACTATGGAAGTATGAAGTTTGGATCAAATCCAAAAAGGATCGAACCATCATATGCAGATCAGCTTCTTGTAAGCGTTTCGGGAGTACCATTAAAAGCAAAATGTAATTCTGCTGCTTTGGTGGAACTTGATACCAACGCAGGCGCTGCAATCAGTAAGTTGAGGAAGATACATCCTCCGGCACATGTTGTTATCGTCAGTCCAAGACATGATGCTTTTGAGGAACTCGCAGACAGTTCCGAGCTCTACCCTGAATTTGACAGGGCATTCGAAATATAA
- the proC gene encoding pyrroline-5-carboxylate reductase, translating to MHLTDKKIGFIGTGKMGESLIRGILGAHSDISIYASDVYEPALEKLNNELGISVSTDNAHTIANSDIVVLAIKPQILKDILARIKDNITSDKLVISIAAGVPLAAIEDELNSDARVIRVMPNIAATVAEAASAICTGSNATKEDAEVALDIFRSLGSAIEVPEKLMDAVTGLSGSGPAYIFPVIEAMADGAVYEGLDRASAITLAAQTVLGAAKMVLETGMHPGELKDMVTSPAGTTIRGIHTLEESGIRAAFMNAVIESSTRSKELGK from the coding sequence ATGCACCTTACAGACAAGAAGATCGGATTCATAGGCACAGGAAAAATGGGAGAATCCCTCATAAGAGGTATCCTTGGAGCACACAGCGACATCAGCATCTATGCAAGTGATGTCTACGAACCTGCCCTGGAGAAACTTAATAATGAACTTGGCATCAGCGTTTCCACAGATAATGCCCATACCATCGCGAACTCCGACATTGTCGTTCTTGCAATTAAACCACAGATACTTAAAGACATACTTGCACGGATAAAAGATAACATCACATCCGACAAGCTCGTAATATCAATTGCTGCCGGCGTTCCTCTTGCAGCTATAGAAGATGAGTTGAACAGCGATGCAAGGGTCATACGAGTAATGCCAAATATCGCTGCAACAGTCGCTGAAGCTGCATCTGCAATATGTACAGGAAGCAATGCAACCAAAGAGGATGCAGAGGTCGCACTCGATATATTCAGATCCCTTGGAAGTGCCATCGAAGTCCCGGAAAAGCTCATGGACGCAGTCACAGGACTTTCAGGCAGTGGCCCTGCATACATATTCCCTGTTATTGAAGCAATGGCAGACGGTGCAGTCTATGAAGGACTTGACCGTGCAAGCGCTATTACACTTGCAGCACAGACAGTTCTTGGTGCCGCAAAGATGGTCCTTGAGACAGGAATGCATCCTGGAGAGCTTAAGGACATGGTAACATCCCCTGCAGGAACCACGATCCGAGGAATACACACTCTCGAAGAGAGTGGGATCAGGGCTGCTTTCATGAATGCAGTAATTGAGTCATCCACAAGGTCAAAGGAGCTAGGTAAGTAA
- a CDS encoding multiprotein bridging factor aMBF1 has protein sequence MQCEICGTEIKGQAVDVTIDGSQLKVCSKCSQYGTAVKARSPVSRKISPVSPQIRRDVPKRTGQRRDPFAELNDELVDEYDKLIRDAREKRGWSQEVLAAKVKEKASLIKKIERAEIVPEDSVRKKIEKTLNIHLTERLGEGEWNADRLNKGTTLGDIVTIKRK, from the coding sequence ATGCAATGCGAAATATGTGGCACAGAGATCAAAGGACAGGCAGTAGACGTCACAATTGATGGAAGCCAGCTTAAAGTGTGCAGCAAATGCTCACAGTATGGAACTGCAGTAAAAGCTCGATCACCCGTGTCCAGGAAGATATCACCAGTATCTCCCCAAATAAGAAGAGATGTCCCAAAAAGGACTGGACAAAGACGCGATCCTTTTGCAGAACTTAACGATGAACTTGTTGATGAATACGACAAGCTCATACGCGATGCCCGTGAAAAAAGAGGATGGAGCCAGGAAGTGCTTGCCGCAAAAGTAAAGGAAAAGGCATCACTTATCAAGAAGATCGAACGAGCAGAGATCGTCCCCGAAGATTCTGTAAGGAAGAAGATCGAAAAAACACTTAATATCCACCTTACAGAACGCCTTGGTGAAGGGGAATGGAATGCTGATCGCCTGAACAAAGGTACTACCCTTGGCGATATTGTGACCATCAAGAGAAAATAA